One region of Scophthalmus maximus strain ysfricsl-2021 chromosome 13, ASM2237912v1, whole genome shotgun sequence genomic DNA includes:
- the fam183a gene encoding protein FAM183A isoform X2, giving the protein MAEKKEVDVVHQNAIHVETIRKEQRHQKLHTEFSINPRRKLHVLTDKPMSKKPAENIVENPEFLEAFHKAHQEPTKKYPMPVTESQEIGWVSTPLDKFKPKPL; this is encoded by the exons ATGGCCGAAAAGAAAGAGGTGGACGTCGTCCATCAGAACGCGATTCACGTGGAGACGATCCGGAAAGAGCAGAGGCACCAGAAGCTCCACACGGAGTTCAGCATCAATCCGCGAAGGAAAC TGCATGTGCTCACCGACAAACCCATGTCCAAGAAACCAGCTGAAAACATTGTGGAGAATC CGGAGTTCCTCGAGGCCTTCCACAAGGCCCACCAGGAGCCCACCAAGAAATATCCGATGCCAGTGACCGAGAGTCAGGAGATCGGATGGGTATCAACTCCActg GACAAGTTCAAGCCAAAGCCATTATAA
- the fam183a gene encoding protein FAM183A isoform X1, giving the protein MAEKKEVDVVHQNAIHVETIRKEQRHQKLHTEFSINPRRKLHVLTDKPMSKKPAENIVENPEFLEAFHKAHQEPTKKYPMPVTESQEIGWVSTPLIPENRSDGRIHFNHRSTDVTRHKESALKAGK; this is encoded by the exons ATGGCCGAAAAGAAAGAGGTGGACGTCGTCCATCAGAACGCGATTCACGTGGAGACGATCCGGAAAGAGCAGAGGCACCAGAAGCTCCACACGGAGTTCAGCATCAATCCGCGAAGGAAAC TGCATGTGCTCACCGACAAACCCATGTCCAAGAAACCAGCTGAAAACATTGTGGAGAATC CGGAGTTCCTCGAGGCCTTCCACAAGGCCCACCAGGAGCCCACCAAGAAATATCCGATGCCAGTGACCGAGAGTCAGGAGATCGGATGGGTATCAACTCCActg ATTCCGGAGAACCGAAGTGACGGGAGAATACATTTCAACCACAGGAGCACAGACGTCACCAGACATAAAGAATCTGCCCTGAAAGCTGGAAAATAA
- the ebna1bp2 gene encoding probable rRNA-processing protein EBP2 translates to MVVDSGTMEPAEEQQQEQEEEEEEEEEEMLGLDSEENSEMSDDELQEAFASGLLKPGMNVLVDQPKKHVNNVEGMKQCLADFRKDLPWVERLVLTNPPAEDVLSQAEGKVPKPANGDVNADDDFQREMFFYRQAQATVLEALPLLSKHGIATKRPEDYFAEMAKSDQHMQKIRKKLISKQMILEKSEKAKKLREQRKFGKKVQVEVIQKRQKEKKAMMTAVKRYQKGMTDKLEFLEGDKKQPGKDSAQGSKKAAAKKGPNAKRKFKDQKFGFGGKKSGKKWNTKESFNDVSSFRAKVANAKGGKKGKGGKQNKRPGKSVRKKMKGRS, encoded by the exons ATGGTTGTCGACAGCGGAACCATGGAGCCcgcagaggagcagcagcaggagcaggaggaggaggaagaagaggaggaagaagagatgctCGGCCTCGACTCAGAGGAAAACAGCGAGATGTCGGACGATGAG CTTCAAGAAGCCTTTGCAAGCGGCTTGTTGAAACCGGGGATGAACGTCCTGGTGGATCAACCCAAAAAGCATGTCAACAATGTG GAGGGGATGAAACAGTGCCTCGCCGACTTCCGTAAAGACCTTCCCTGGGTGGAGAGGCTGGTTCTGACCAACCCGCCGGCCGAAGACGTTCTCTCCCAGGCCGAGGGGAAAGTTCCCAAACCGGCCAACGGGGATGTCAACGCGGACGACGATTTCCAGAGGGAGATGTTCTT CTACCGTCAAGCTCAAGCCACAGTCCTTGAGGCACTGCCGCTCCTGAGCAAGCATGGCATAGCCACCAAGAGGCCGGAGGATTACTTCGCAGAGATGGCCAAGTCAGATCAGCACATGCAGAAG atCAGGAAAAAGCTAATTTCAAAGCAGATGATACTGGAGAAATCGGAGAAGGCCAAGAAACTGCGCGAGCAGAGGAAGTTTGGCAAAAAG GTCCAAGTAGAAGTGATCCagaagaggcagaaggagaagaaggctATGATGACAGCTGTAAAGAGATACCAGAAAG GAATGACCGACAAGCTGGAGTTCTTGGAAGGAGACAAGAAGCAGCCGGGTAAAGACTCTGCTCAGGGCTCAAAGAAAGCAGCGGCCAAGAAGGG ACCCAACGCCAAGAGAAAATTCAAGGACCAAAAGTTTGGCTTCGGAGGCAAGAAGAGCGGAAAGAAGTGGAACACCAAGGAGAGCTTCAACGACGTTTCCAGTTTCCGCGCCAAGGTGGCTAACGCcaagggagggaagaaaggcaaaggaggaaaacaaaat AAACGCCCGGGCAAGTCCGTGCGCAAGAAGATGAAGGGTCGCTCATAA